A genome region from Gardnerella vaginalis includes the following:
- the ileS gene encoding mupirocin-resistant isoleucine--tRNA ligase, with the protein MSESTNPATSACANTSANHVYPKANVTASTQENAGTQVAPNPSFPKLEESVLQYWDANNTFRKSIEYRPSGKGSQNEFVFFDGPPFANGLPHYGHLLTGYAKDVVPRYQTMRGRKVNRVFGWDTHGLPAELEAQKELGIESVDQIEKMGIAKFNDACRASVLKYTNEWQNYVHRQARWVDFERGYKTLNIPYMESVMWAFKQLYDKGLAYKGYRVLPYCPKDQTPLSAHELRMDADVYQNRQDTTVSVAVKLRDEADAYAVFWTTTPWTVPTNFAIVVGADIDYVEVRPTEGKFAGKKFYIGKPLLGSYTKELGENYEVVRELKGAEMAGWRYYPVFPYFASDSALSEGGTPGPNAFTIFTADYVDTAEGTGLVHQAPYGEDDMNTLNAHEIRSVDVLDAGCKFTSDCPDYEGLYVFDANLPILRNLRAGDGPLAQMPEDQRALLFQEKSYVHSYPHCWRCATPLIYKPVSSWFVSVTKIKKRLLELNQEINWIPGNVKDGQFGKWLSNARDWSISRNRFWGSPIPVWVSDDPKYPRVDVYGSLDELKADFGDYPRDDDGNVNMHRPYIDRLTRSNPDDPTGKSQMHRITDVLDCWFESGSMPFAQFHYPFENKDFFEEHFPCDYIVEYIGQTRGWFYTLHIMATALFDRPAFKNVICHGIVLGSDGQKMSKHLRNYPDVNGVFNEYGSDAMRWFLMSSPILRGGNLIVTADGIRDTVRQVMLPVWSSYYFFTLYANAANGGKGYDARRLRADEVAGLCNMDRYLLARTRLLVERVEKCLNEFAISDACAAVSDFIDVLTNWYIRGSRDRFWNEDETAFNTLYTVLEVFMRTISPLAPMEAEAVWRGLTGGESVHLADWPYLVEPQMLSDGEKNPKAGEVTELGAVLAHDDALVAAMDKVREVVSSTLSLRKAEQLRVRQPLANLTVVAENTAAVEPYEQVLERELNVKNVTFCTLEDASSHGLKIVHELKVNARAAGPRLGKQVQFAIKSSKSGDWRVDESGAPVVTTPNGEVALVEGEYELVNRVESSDAQAAANTASAAMPTGGFVMLDTALTSDLLAEGYARDAIRAVQDARKENGLDISDRISLTLSVPSADVAKVEQFRDLIANETLATSFEVTEADSSATELSVSLKRA; encoded by the coding sequence GTGAGCGAATCCACTAATCCAGCAACTAGCGCGTGCGCAAATACGTCTGCAAATCACGTATATCCGAAAGCAAATGTAACTGCATCAACGCAAGAAAATGCCGGCACGCAAGTTGCACCAAATCCTTCCTTCCCAAAGCTTGAAGAATCAGTTCTTCAATACTGGGATGCAAATAACACTTTCCGCAAGTCAATCGAATACCGCCCGTCCGGCAAAGGTAGCCAAAACGAGTTCGTGTTCTTCGACGGCCCTCCATTCGCAAACGGTCTTCCTCACTACGGTCACCTTCTCACAGGCTACGCAAAAGACGTTGTTCCGCGCTATCAGACTATGCGCGGTCGCAAAGTAAACCGCGTTTTTGGCTGGGATACTCACGGTCTTCCTGCAGAGTTGGAAGCGCAGAAAGAGCTCGGCATCGAGTCTGTTGATCAAATCGAAAAAATGGGCATCGCAAAGTTCAACGATGCTTGCCGCGCCAGCGTTTTGAAGTACACAAACGAGTGGCAAAACTACGTGCATCGTCAAGCGCGCTGGGTTGATTTTGAGCGCGGCTACAAGACGCTGAACATTCCATACATGGAATCCGTAATGTGGGCATTTAAGCAGCTTTACGATAAGGGCTTGGCTTATAAGGGTTACCGTGTGCTTCCGTACTGCCCAAAGGATCAGACTCCGCTCAGCGCACATGAGCTTCGTATGGATGCGGACGTTTACCAGAATCGCCAGGACACCACTGTTTCCGTGGCCGTTAAGCTTCGCGACGAAGCCGATGCTTACGCAGTATTCTGGACCACCACTCCTTGGACAGTTCCAACAAACTTTGCAATCGTAGTCGGCGCAGATATCGACTACGTGGAAGTTCGTCCAACTGAAGGCAAGTTCGCTGGCAAAAAGTTCTACATTGGTAAGCCTTTGCTTGGCTCCTACACTAAGGAACTTGGCGAAAACTACGAAGTTGTGCGCGAACTTAAGGGCGCTGAGATGGCCGGCTGGCGCTACTACCCAGTATTCCCTTATTTTGCAAGCGATTCTGCGCTTTCCGAGGGCGGAACTCCTGGTCCTAACGCTTTTACGATTTTTACAGCAGATTATGTTGATACCGCTGAAGGTACTGGTCTTGTTCACCAGGCTCCTTACGGCGAGGACGATATGAACACGCTTAACGCGCACGAGATTCGCAGCGTTGACGTGCTCGACGCAGGCTGCAAGTTTACAAGCGACTGCCCAGATTACGAAGGCTTGTACGTTTTCGACGCGAATTTGCCAATTTTGCGCAACTTGCGTGCAGGAGACGGTCCGCTTGCTCAAATGCCAGAAGATCAGCGCGCGTTGCTATTCCAAGAAAAAAGCTACGTGCACAGCTATCCTCACTGCTGGCGTTGCGCAACTCCGCTTATTTATAAGCCTGTTTCTAGCTGGTTTGTGTCTGTTACAAAGATTAAGAAGCGCTTGCTAGAGCTTAATCAGGAGATTAATTGGATTCCTGGAAACGTTAAGGACGGCCAGTTTGGTAAGTGGCTTTCTAACGCTCGCGACTGGTCGATTAGCCGTAACCGATTCTGGGGCTCGCCAATTCCAGTGTGGGTGAGTGACGATCCAAAGTATCCTCGCGTAGACGTTTACGGCTCATTGGATGAGCTTAAGGCTGATTTTGGCGATTATCCTCGCGACGACGACGGCAATGTGAATATGCACCGCCCGTATATCGATCGCCTCACGCGCTCAAATCCAGACGATCCTACTGGAAAGTCGCAAATGCACCGTATTACGGATGTTCTCGACTGCTGGTTTGAGTCTGGTTCTATGCCTTTCGCGCAGTTCCATTATCCGTTTGAAAATAAGGACTTCTTCGAAGAGCACTTCCCATGTGATTACATCGTTGAGTATATTGGTCAGACTCGCGGCTGGTTCTACACGCTCCACATTATGGCCACGGCTTTATTCGACCGTCCAGCTTTTAAGAACGTGATTTGCCACGGCATTGTGCTTGGTTCCGACGGTCAGAAGATGAGTAAGCATTTACGCAATTACCCAGATGTGAACGGCGTTTTCAACGAGTACGGTTCGGATGCTATGCGCTGGTTCCTTATGTCTTCGCCAATTTTGCGCGGTGGCAATTTGATTGTTACTGCAGACGGCATTAGGGATACGGTTCGTCAAGTTATGCTTCCAGTTTGGAGCTCGTATTACTTCTTCACTTTGTATGCGAACGCTGCAAACGGTGGTAAGGGTTACGATGCTCGCAGGCTTCGTGCGGATGAGGTTGCAGGACTTTGCAACATGGATCGTTATTTGCTTGCTCGTACGCGTTTGCTTGTTGAGCGCGTAGAAAAATGCTTGAACGAGTTTGCGATTAGCGATGCTTGCGCGGCAGTAAGTGATTTTATTGACGTGCTTACTAATTGGTATATTCGCGGCAGCCGCGACCGATTCTGGAATGAAGACGAGACCGCTTTCAACACGCTTTACACTGTGTTGGAAGTGTTTATGCGCACGATTTCTCCTCTTGCTCCTATGGAAGCAGAGGCTGTGTGGCGTGGTCTTACCGGTGGTGAATCTGTGCATTTGGCTGATTGGCCTTATTTGGTTGAGCCGCAAATGCTTTCGGATGGTGAGAAGAACCCTAAGGCTGGAGAAGTGACTGAGCTTGGAGCGGTTCTTGCGCACGACGATGCTTTGGTTGCTGCTATGGATAAGGTTCGCGAGGTTGTGTCTTCTACGCTTTCGTTGCGTAAGGCGGAACAGTTGCGTGTGCGCCAGCCGTTGGCAAACTTGACAGTTGTTGCAGAAAATACTGCTGCTGTAGAGCCTTACGAGCAAGTGCTTGAGCGCGAGCTTAACGTGAAGAATGTTACATTCTGCACTTTGGAAGACGCTAGCAGCCACGGTTTGAAGATTGTTCACGAGCTTAAGGTGAACGCTCGCGCGGCTGGTCCTCGTTTGGGTAAGCAAGTGCAGTTTGCTATTAAGTCTTCTAAGAGTGGCGATTGGCGAGTTGATGAGTCTGGTGCTCCTGTTGTTACGACTCCAAACGGCGAAGTTGCGCTTGTTGAGGGCGAATATGAGCTTGTGAATCGCGTTGAGTCTTCGGATGCTCAAGCGGCTGCGAATACGGCTTCTGCTGCAATGCCAACTGGCGGCTTCGTTATGCTTGACACTGCTTTGACTAGCGATTTGCTTGCGGAAGGTTACGCTCGCGATGCTATTCGCGCTGTTCAGGATGCGCGTAAGGAGAACGGTTTGGATATTAGCGACCGAATCTCTTTGACTTTGAGCGTGCCTAGCGCGGACGTTGCTAAAGTTGAGCAGTTCCGTGATTTGATTGCTAACGAAACTCTTGCTACAAGCTTTGAAGTTACAGAGGCTGATTCTAGCGCAACCGAGCTTAGCGTAAGTCTTAAGCGTGCGTAA
- a CDS encoding BrnT family toxin, translating into MDFEHDPAKSLKNLAKHGISFKKAQLLWENTTITLESKNSGNDNSRYLVFGKINNKHWTAIITKRNNRIRIISVRRSRKNEEQYYEEHYNE; encoded by the coding sequence ATGGATTTTGAACACGATCCTGCAAAAAGCTTAAAAAATTTAGCTAAACACGGTATCAGTTTCAAAAAAGCCCAATTACTTTGGGAGAATACGACAATTACATTAGAATCCAAAAATTCAGGAAACGACAACTCTCGCTACTTAGTTTTTGGAAAAATAAACAATAAGCATTGGACGGCAATAATAACAAAAAGGAATAATCGAATTCGTATTATTTCTGTAAGAAGATCGCGTAAAAATGAGGAGCAATATTATGAAGAGCACTACAACGAGTAA
- the brnA gene encoding type II toxin-antitoxin system BrnA family antitoxin, whose amino-acid sequence MKSTTTSKEISGKELDKKFDNGEDVLEYFDLEHPTIEHRSNVQKRVTFTMPEWIIEKLDKRAEILAISRNAVVNTLIAEKLESSKQN is encoded by the coding sequence ATGAAGAGCACTACAACGAGTAAGGAAATAAGCGGCAAAGAACTCGATAAAAAATTCGATAACGGCGAAGATGTACTTGAGTACTTTGATTTGGAGCATCCAACTATAGAGCACCGCTCAAATGTGCAAAAACGCGTCACATTTACTATGCCAGAATGGATTATTGAAAAACTTGATAAACGTGCAGAAATTCTTGCTATTAGCAGAAACGCAGTCGTCAATACACTCATTGCAGAAAAACTAGAAAGTTCGAAGCAAAACTAG
- a CDS encoding ABC transporter ATP-binding protein has product MLENRENPVLSVSNLSIAIGKNQITHNVSLNLYAGKISALVGESGSGKSLTSLALMGLLPGDFSVSGKAVINTSANDSLDLLSNNAPYSYIRSGLISMVFQEPSTAFNPVMRLGKQIEEALKYHPEKFGKMSAHARKSRVLDSLSEVGLKDVNRVYRSYPHELSGGQLQRAMIAMAIINRPSLLIADEPTTALDVTTQRKILQLLRDLAKKHNIAVLIITHNMSVVKAVANTVYVMNSGSIVESGLVKDVFSNPKNSYTRSLLDSIVDFDINNLASESTSSDACDFCVNIQNVSATYAKSSKIFNFSKSAISDLNLNILKGKTHALVGESGAGKTTIAKLISGQLKPESGSISIEGLNLYSDCKKRANRKILSNIGFIFQDSGSALNPLKTVGWSIAEPLLANKSLSEEERKKRVEFVLNQVHLPLSLINRFPHELSGGQKQRVGIARALINRPSLIIADEPTSALDANHCLKILNLLSSLQKQYNFSCLFITHDLALVSRIASQVSVIKGGRIVEQGSVKDVLRFPKNSYTQSLIDAVL; this is encoded by the coding sequence ATGTTGGAAAATCGCGAAAACCCAGTGCTTAGCGTTAGTAACTTGTCTATTGCGATTGGCAAAAATCAGATTACGCATAACGTATCTTTAAACTTATATGCGGGCAAAATTAGCGCGCTGGTTGGCGAATCTGGTTCGGGAAAGTCATTAACTTCGTTGGCGTTAATGGGTCTTCTTCCAGGCGATTTTAGTGTTTCTGGCAAAGCGGTTATTAATACAAGCGCTAATGACAGTTTGGATTTACTAAGCAATAATGCTCCGTATTCTTATATTCGTTCGGGGCTTATTTCAATGGTGTTCCAAGAGCCATCTACTGCATTTAATCCCGTTATGCGTCTTGGCAAGCAAATTGAAGAGGCGTTAAAATATCATCCCGAAAAGTTTGGCAAGATGAGCGCTCACGCTAGAAAATCGCGAGTTCTTGATTCCCTTAGCGAGGTTGGCCTAAAGGATGTAAATCGCGTTTATAGGTCTTATCCGCACGAACTTTCTGGTGGGCAGCTTCAGCGCGCAATGATTGCAATGGCAATTATTAATCGACCTTCTTTGCTTATTGCAGACGAGCCTACAACAGCTTTGGATGTTACAACTCAGCGTAAGATTTTGCAGCTTTTGCGCGATTTAGCTAAAAAGCATAATATTGCGGTTTTGATTATTACGCATAATATGAGCGTTGTTAAGGCTGTTGCAAACACAGTTTATGTTATGAACAGTGGCAGTATTGTTGAAAGTGGACTAGTTAAAGATGTGTTTTCTAATCCTAAAAACAGCTATACGCGCTCTCTTTTAGACTCTATTGTTGATTTTGATATTAATAATTTAGCTAGCGAATCAACTAGCTCGGATGCTTGCGATTTTTGCGTAAACATTCAAAATGTTTCTGCCACATATGCTAAGTCTTCTAAAATTTTCAACTTTTCCAAATCCGCAATAAGTGATTTGAACCTTAATATTTTAAAGGGGAAGACGCATGCGCTGGTTGGAGAATCTGGTGCTGGAAAAACAACGATTGCAAAGCTTATTTCTGGTCAGCTTAAGCCAGAATCTGGCAGCATAAGCATAGAGGGCCTTAATTTATACTCCGATTGCAAAAAGCGCGCAAATCGCAAGATTTTAAGCAATATTGGATTCATTTTCCAAGATTCTGGCTCGGCGTTAAATCCTTTAAAAACAGTAGGCTGGAGCATTGCCGAGCCTCTTCTTGCCAATAAAAGTCTTAGCGAAGAAGAGCGCAAAAAGCGCGTGGAGTTTGTTCTTAATCAAGTGCATTTGCCATTAAGCTTAATAAACAGGTTCCCGCACGAGCTTTCTGGCGGCCAAAAACAGCGAGTTGGCATTGCACGAGCGTTAATAAATCGTCCTTCTTTGATTATTGCAGATGAGCCAACTTCGGCGTTAGATGCAAACCATTGCCTAAAAATCCTAAATCTTCTAAGTAGCTTGCAAAAGCAGTACAACTTTTCGTGCTTGTTTATAACGCATGATTTGGCTTTAGTAAGCCGCATTGCTAGCCAAGTTAGTGTTATAAAAGGCGGAAGGATTGTTGAGCAGGGAAGCGTTAAAGATGTATTGCGTTTCCCTAAGAATTCCTACACGCAAAGCCTTATTGATGCTGTTTTGTAA
- a CDS encoding ABC transporter permease, whose protein sequence is MSVFLYIIRRVASALAVIAVIAMAMFLIFFMTPTNPAQLMCGKPCTPERLAQVSAFMGTDLPWYSQLFNYLQGIFVGRTFGDSASASAIVCAAPCLGWSFALNEPVTGLIFSRFPVTASIAIGAAVLWMIIGVFAGVLQAVKRDSWIDRLIVAISSIGISSPTYLIGLLAIIAFAVYIPVFPTGGYVSFFANPFDWAWHLLLAWIVLALINGAFYARITRSTMIREFGKDYVRTARAKGMHDSHVVVNHALRNAILPIFTMFGLDLGGLLGGAVITERVFSMHGLGSLLLDAVKTFDLQVLVGVTLFSAALVIIANLIVDVCYCLLDPRAAKVAL, encoded by the coding sequence ATGAGCGTTTTTCTTTACATTATTAGGCGCGTTGCAAGCGCTTTGGCTGTTATTGCTGTTATTGCAATGGCAATGTTTTTGATTTTCTTTATGACTCCAACAAATCCTGCTCAGCTTATGTGCGGCAAACCTTGCACGCCTGAGCGTTTAGCACAAGTTTCTGCGTTTATGGGAACTGATTTGCCTTGGTATAGTCAGCTTTTTAACTATTTGCAGGGTATTTTTGTTGGCCGTACTTTTGGCGATTCTGCATCTGCCAGCGCAATTGTTTGCGCGGCTCCTTGCTTAGGATGGTCTTTTGCGCTTAATGAGCCTGTTACTGGTTTGATTTTTAGTCGTTTTCCAGTTACAGCATCAATCGCCATTGGTGCTGCTGTTTTGTGGATGATAATTGGCGTATTTGCAGGCGTTTTGCAAGCGGTTAAGCGTGATTCGTGGATTGACCGCTTAATTGTAGCAATATCTTCGATTGGTATTTCGTCTCCTACCTACTTAATTGGTTTGCTGGCGATTATTGCTTTTGCGGTTTACATTCCCGTTTTTCCTACGGGTGGATATGTTAGCTTCTTTGCTAATCCTTTTGACTGGGCTTGGCATCTGCTACTCGCTTGGATTGTTTTAGCGTTGATAAATGGCGCTTTTTATGCGCGCATTACTCGTTCTACAATGATTAGGGAATTTGGTAAAGATTATGTGCGAACTGCAAGAGCAAAGGGCATGCACGATTCACATGTTGTAGTAAATCATGCTTTGCGAAATGCGATTTTACCAATATTTACAATGTTTGGTTTAGATCTTGGCGGTCTTCTTGGTGGAGCGGTTATAACTGAGCGTGTGTTCTCTATGCACGGGTTGGGTTCGCTTCTTTTAGACGCTGTTAAGACTTTTGATTTGCAAGTTTTGGTTGGAGTTACGCTGTTTTCGGCCGCTCTTGTAATAATTGCAAATCTTATTGTTGACGTCTGTTATTGTTTGCTTGATCCTAGAGCGGCTAAAGTCGCCCTTTAA
- the murI gene encoding glutamate racemase, protein MSSCAPIGVFDSGLGGISVVRELREAMPNERIIYFGDSANAPYGVKTPQEVRELSFKIVEHFASLNVKAIVIACNTATSAAVKDLREHYSMPIIGMEPALKLACDLGGGKPQRVIVAATPLTLKERKFAELMNRFTQNHQIFSRPCPDLVEIVENGDLGNKNIVMSALHKYFDSYDLKNVDSVVLGCTHFVFYKSYFREFLPDCVKIVDGNAGTIHHLKSVLDSMNLLADIDDEGSVVLTNSDSSDRIAKLSQSLLNSDC, encoded by the coding sequence ATGTCTTCGTGCGCTCCAATAGGTGTATTTGACTCTGGGTTAGGTGGTATTTCTGTAGTTCGTGAGCTTAGAGAAGCAATGCCAAATGAGCGAATTATATACTTTGGTGATTCTGCCAATGCTCCATATGGCGTAAAAACTCCGCAAGAAGTGCGTGAGCTTAGTTTTAAGATTGTTGAGCATTTTGCAAGTCTTAATGTTAAAGCTATTGTTATTGCTTGCAATACTGCCACTTCTGCTGCTGTTAAAGATTTGCGTGAGCATTATAGTATGCCGATTATTGGCATGGAGCCTGCTCTTAAGCTTGCTTGCGACTTAGGTGGCGGCAAGCCTCAGCGCGTGATTGTTGCGGCTACTCCTTTAACGCTTAAAGAGCGCAAGTTTGCGGAACTTATGAATCGTTTTACGCAAAATCACCAAATTTTTTCTAGACCGTGTCCAGATTTGGTAGAAATTGTGGAAAATGGTGATTTAGGCAATAAAAATATTGTTATGAGTGCTTTGCATAAGTATTTTGATTCTTATGATTTAAAAAATGTTGATTCAGTTGTTTTAGGCTGTACTCATTTTGTGTTTTATAAAAGTTATTTTCGCGAGTTTTTGCCTGATTGCGTGAAGATTGTAGATGGTAATGCTGGCACTATTCATCATCTTAAAAGCGTGTTGGATTCAATGAATCTTCTTGCGGATATAGATGACGAGGGGAGTGTTGTGCTTACTAACTCCGATTCAAGCGATCGTATTGCTAAGCTATCGCAATCGCTGCTTAATAGTGACTGCTGA
- a CDS encoding ABC transporter substrate-binding protein, with protein sequence MQNTQNSYQIIKKFSRGFALNTLRAIAVILVFSLIYAFSACGSAVQSGQNLQKRLPNASVLNSNPKKGGTLTILSSESKMDFDPARSQGLPITSNSLVFRALTTWKVTPSGKTRVVADLATDTGTALDGGKTWKYTLKKGIKYQDGSPITSKDIKYGLERSFANSLTGGFGYHKALLEGAKDYAGPFSGKSLDSIETPDNQTIIFKLNAAFANWPWVASLAAFAPVPLNSGNAQDYGKSPVASGPYKIVENEVGKQIVMVRNTNWDSSADSIRANYPDKIIWKLGVDPSVAAQSMIQGNSGADNAILADFVPPAQRAQAKASYKSSNLLVTSGDGALEYLAMNNRRIKDVKIRKAIQYAVDKQSYQRAKGGAVAGGFATTLITPGVSERKVYNLYSANPRGDVEKAKQLLKESGKSKLKFSLIARPDQAQVASSIQASLKRVGIDVSIRTVDSQIFTDMITGDSGDYDLALSKWQPDFPSAYANIGPLFDSSQIGGGNWNISRYSNPKVDSLIRQAVGVIDKSRADLLWQQVDKEIMRDSPIVPLIYSKNTYIHGSNVENFFVGSFPAYPNYARVSLRN encoded by the coding sequence ATGCAAAATACACAAAATTCTTATCAAATCATCAAAAAATTTAGTCGTGGTTTTGCTCTAAATACATTAAGAGCAATTGCTGTAATTCTAGTGTTTTCGCTGATTTATGCATTTTCTGCTTGCGGATCTGCTGTGCAAAGTGGTCAGAACCTACAAAAAAGACTACCAAATGCTTCTGTGCTTAATAGTAATCCAAAAAAGGGAGGAACGCTTACAATTCTAAGCTCTGAATCAAAAATGGATTTTGATCCTGCAAGAAGTCAGGGTTTGCCAATAACCTCTAATAGCCTAGTTTTCCGCGCTTTAACAACGTGGAAAGTAACGCCAAGTGGCAAAACGCGTGTTGTTGCCGATTTAGCAACAGATACGGGAACTGCTTTAGACGGCGGAAAAACCTGGAAGTACACTCTTAAAAAAGGCATTAAATACCAGGATGGAAGCCCAATAACGTCTAAAGATATTAAATATGGTCTTGAGCGTTCTTTTGCAAACTCGCTTACAGGCGGATTCGGTTACCACAAAGCGCTTTTGGAAGGTGCTAAAGACTATGCCGGTCCGTTTAGTGGCAAATCTTTGGATTCGATTGAAACTCCAGACAATCAAACAATCATTTTTAAACTAAATGCTGCTTTTGCTAATTGGCCTTGGGTTGCGTCTTTGGCGGCCTTTGCTCCCGTTCCGTTAAATTCTGGGAATGCGCAGGATTATGGTAAAAGCCCAGTTGCTTCTGGACCGTACAAAATTGTTGAAAACGAAGTTGGCAAGCAAATTGTTATGGTTAGAAACACTAATTGGGATTCCAGCGCGGATTCAATTCGAGCTAATTACCCAGACAAGATAATTTGGAAGCTTGGTGTTGATCCTTCTGTTGCTGCCCAATCTATGATTCAAGGCAATTCTGGCGCAGACAATGCTATTCTTGCAGATTTTGTGCCTCCAGCTCAACGCGCACAAGCTAAAGCAAGCTACAAGTCGAGCAATCTTTTAGTTACAAGCGGTGACGGAGCGTTGGAATATTTGGCCATGAACAATCGCCGTATTAAAGATGTTAAGATCCGAAAGGCGATTCAGTACGCTGTAGATAAGCAGTCGTATCAGCGAGCAAAGGGCGGTGCGGTTGCTGGCGGTTTTGCAACAACGCTTATTACTCCAGGCGTAAGCGAGCGCAAAGTCTATAATCTCTATTCTGCAAATCCGCGTGGGGACGTAGAAAAGGCTAAACAATTATTAAAGGAATCGGGTAAATCTAAACTAAAGTTTAGTCTTATTGCTCGCCCAGATCAGGCGCAAGTGGCATCTTCTATTCAAGCAAGCTTAAAGCGCGTTGGAATTGATGTTTCTATACGAACTGTGGATTCGCAGATTTTTACCGATATGATTACTGGCGATTCTGGCGACTACGATTTAGCTTTGTCTAAATGGCAGCCTGATTTTCCTTCTGCGTATGCAAATATTGGCCCGCTTTTTGACTCTTCGCAAATAGGCGGCGGCAATTGGAATATATCTCGCTACTCGAATCCAAAAGTGGATTCCTTGATTCGCCAAGCTGTTGGCGTTATAGATAAGTCGCGTGCAGATTTGCTTTGGCAGCAGGTTGATAAAGAGATTATGCGCGATTCTCCAATCGTTCCGCTTATTTACTCTAAGAACACTTATATTCACGGAAGCAATGTGGAAAACTTCTTTGTTGGGTCTTTCCCGGCTTATCCAAACTATGCGCGAGTTTCGCTTAGAAACTAG
- a CDS encoding ABC transporter permease produces MKRGGVFYSRSKRDLSSVTAIVGIAIISLFVLLAIFADLFTLITGNDPYSENPDVLSDSSLPTGIGGISSKHWFGVTPLRGIDLFAIISHGARISLGIGLASTAISVVLGVVIGVIAGYFGGFVDFAISRIMDVFFGFPFLIFAIALSAIVPQTFPRPLLLTLVIGFFGWPSMARLVRGETLSLKNRHFAVASRVMGASAFHVLRNQILPNMLPIIIVNTTLSIPGRIALEAALSFLGVGMNPPSPSWGRSISDAVQWALVDPWYLIFPGLSLSLLALGFNMLGDWLSSKMEIAA; encoded by the coding sequence ATGAAAAGGGGCGGTGTATTTTATTCGCGTAGTAAGCGCGACTTATCAAGTGTTACCGCAATTGTTGGAATTGCAATAATATCACTGTTTGTTTTATTGGCGATTTTTGCCGACCTTTTTACTCTTATTACAGGTAATGATCCATATAGCGAAAATCCCGATGTTTTGTCGGATTCTTCGTTGCCTACAGGCATAGGCGGAATAAGCTCAAAACATTGGTTTGGCGTAACGCCATTGCGCGGAATTGACTTATTTGCAATCATCTCTCACGGCGCAAGAATCTCTCTTGGAATTGGCTTAGCTTCTACTGCAATCTCCGTTGTTTTAGGCGTTGTAATTGGCGTTATTGCTGGTTATTTTGGTGGTTTTGTTGATTTTGCAATTTCTCGCATTATGGACGTGTTCTTTGGGTTTCCGTTCCTAATCTTTGCGATTGCGCTTTCTGCGATTGTGCCTCAAACTTTCCCGCGTCCGCTTCTTTTAACTCTTGTAATCGGCTTTTTTGGTTGGCCTAGCATGGCGCGATTGGTTCGCGGCGAAACACTTAGCCTTAAAAATCGCCATTTTGCCGTGGCTTCTAGAGTTATGGGCGCTAGTGCTTTTCATGTTTTGCGCAATCAGATTTTGCCAAACATGCTTCCAATAATCATTGTTAATACAACACTTTCTATACCAGGCCGTATTGCACTCGAAGCGGCACTTTCATTTCTTGGCGTTGGCATGAATCCGCCTTCGCCTTCGTGGGGACGCTCAATATCCGACGCAGTGCAGTGGGCATTGGTAGACCCGTGGTATTTAATATTCCCAGGTTTATCTTTGTCCCTGCTTGCGCTCGGGTTTAATATGCTGGGCGATTGGCTTTCTTCAAAAATGGAGATAGCAGCATGA
- a CDS encoding vitamin K epoxide reductase family protein, producing the protein MDSCNSQTELTNINELSKTENDVDGKTLYETNSLKGWRHSATWVYAIMLVTSAIALLTSLILSSETLALARTPHKALGCDINTLVSCSKVAQTWQAEFIRFGELSFPNAFFGIAAESVFVTLAVIGIAKVKLPKWLAIFSWVGGLCALLYAYWLFSQSMFVIQVLCPWCLVLMFCTTLQFMSLSHATVSAQGIGLKNKILNAYYRINYDLIVDSLWIFVIVLLILSKYGHAIFS; encoded by the coding sequence ATGGATAGCTGTAATTCACAAACAGAACTCACTAATATAAATGAGCTATCTAAAACGGAAAACGATGTAGACGGAAAAACACTTTACGAAACAAACTCATTAAAAGGCTGGAGACATTCTGCTACTTGGGTTTACGCTATTATGCTAGTTACTTCTGCAATAGCCCTTCTAACATCTCTAATATTATCTTCTGAGACTTTAGCTCTTGCGCGCACACCGCACAAAGCGCTTGGATGCGATATAAACACTCTCGTATCATGCTCTAAAGTAGCTCAAACATGGCAAGCAGAATTCATACGATTTGGCGAACTAAGCTTCCCTAACGCCTTCTTTGGAATAGCAGCCGAAAGCGTATTTGTAACACTTGCTGTAATTGGAATAGCAAAAGTAAAACTTCCAAAATGGCTAGCGATATTTAGTTGGGTAGGCGGATTATGCGCACTCTTGTACGCGTATTGGCTGTTTTCTCAATCAATGTTCGTAATACAAGTTCTTTGCCCATGGTGCTTAGTACTAATGTTTTGCACTACTCTACAATTCATGTCACTTAGCCACGCAACAGTTAGCGCGCAAGGAATTGGATTAAAAAATAAAATTCTAAACGCGTACTACAGAATTAACTACGATTTAATCGTAGACTCACTATGGATATTCGTAATCGTGCTACTAATTTTAAGCAAATACGGTCATGCTATATTTAGTTGA